The following proteins come from a genomic window of Paenibacillus sp. CAA11:
- a CDS encoding spore germination protein: MWRKIIEHIPDISVFIQALLLPIIPLLMYTAGKWIRQGLTRGLDAKKDHPSSNTNRKNEEATQLLSGHFERDVAALKSQLSMNADFKSREFVLKGTDVRVCIFAMEGLYDTDLVDTHLLTPLMHIDIEDRQSLHRPSGEKLKKRIRDNLLPITEISETRSLSVMKETILIGVIGMFIEGMDGAFLIGSPKGKTRGVEEPISETLLRGPRLGFTESLSDNMGLLRMQGMNNSMVFSQYEVGNRLKKRMILAYLDDVADPNLVKEVDRRIQKIQIDAALDSGYIEQLIEDNTLSPFQQIHNTERPDRVLSGLLEGRVAILLDGSPFALIMPVTFTMLLQSPDDYYDRWIPGSFLRLLRFLTAVIALLAPALYISFISFQPGLIPTKLVLTIIETRQGVPFPSIIEALIMEIAIEILREAGIRLPRPIGPAMGIVGGLIIGEAAVQAGIVSQFLVIVVAVTAISSFAIPVYSAGISLRILRFAGMFSAAVFGLYGLVMFVLLLGTHLVRLESFGVPYVSPAVPYRISDWKDMLLRLPFKYMRKRPVMMSPQDRDRR; the protein is encoded by the coding sequence ATGTGGAGAAAAATTATCGAACACATACCGGATATATCGGTCTTCATACAGGCTCTTCTGCTGCCCATCATTCCTCTTCTTATGTACACTGCGGGTAAGTGGATTCGGCAGGGGCTGACTCGAGGCCTTGATGCTAAGAAAGATCATCCGTCTTCCAATACCAACAGGAAAAATGAAGAAGCCACCCAGCTCCTTTCTGGGCATTTCGAGAGAGATGTTGCAGCACTTAAAAGTCAGCTAAGCATGAACGCCGATTTCAAGAGCAGGGAGTTCGTTTTAAAAGGAACAGATGTCCGAGTCTGCATTTTTGCCATGGAAGGCCTGTATGATACCGATCTGGTCGATACCCATCTGCTTACTCCGCTCATGCATATCGACATTGAGGACCGCCAATCACTACACCGGCCAAGCGGTGAGAAGCTTAAGAAGCGTATTCGTGATAATCTCCTTCCGATTACAGAAATCAGTGAGACTCGTTCACTGTCTGTAATGAAGGAGACGATCCTGATCGGGGTCATCGGTATGTTCATAGAGGGAATGGATGGAGCCTTCTTGATTGGTTCGCCCAAGGGGAAAACCCGGGGAGTCGAGGAACCAATATCGGAAACTCTGCTTCGCGGGCCGCGCCTAGGCTTTACAGAAAGCTTAAGCGATAATATGGGACTCTTGCGAATGCAGGGAATGAATAATAGTATGGTTTTTTCCCAGTATGAGGTCGGCAACCGGTTGAAAAAAAGGATGATTCTTGCCTACTTAGATGATGTGGCTGATCCGAACCTAGTTAAGGAGGTAGATCGCCGAATACAGAAAATTCAGATCGATGCCGCACTGGATTCCGGTTACATTGAGCAGCTTATCGAGGACAATACGCTAAGTCCTTTTCAGCAGATTCATAATACAGAGAGACCGGACCGGGTGCTTAGCGGGCTGCTGGAAGGCAGGGTAGCCATTTTACTGGATGGCTCTCCCTTTGCGCTAATCATGCCTGTTACATTTACCATGCTATTGCAATCGCCTGATGATTATTATGATCGTTGGATTCCAGGCTCATTTCTTCGCCTGCTGAGATTTCTAACAGCCGTAATTGCTCTGCTTGCACCGGCTCTTTATATCTCCTTCATATCGTTTCAACCGGGCTTAATTCCAACAAAGCTCGTTCTGACCATTATCGAGACTCGGCAAGGGGTTCCCTTCCCTTCGATCATTGAAGCATTGATTATGGAGATTGCTATTGAAATCCTGCGCGAAGCGGGGATCCGGCTGCCCAGACCTATAGGACCTGCTATGGGCATCGTCGGGGGCCTGATTATCGGAGAAGCTGCCGTACAGGCAGGAATTGTCAGTCAATTTCTAGTCATCGTGGTCGCAGTCACCGCGATTAGCTCATTTGCGATCCCTGTATACTCAGCGGGGATTTCTCTGCGGATTTTGCGCTTTGCCGGGATGTTCAGTGCGGCAGTATTCGGCCTGTATGGGCTGGTGATGTTCGTTCTGCTCTTAGGTACACACTTGGTAAGGCTGGAGAGCTTTGGTGTCCCCTATGTGAGTCCAGCTGTACCTTACCGTATTTCTGATTGGAAGGATATGCTGCTTCGCCTGCCCTTTAAATACATGCGCAAGCGTCCTGTTATGATGTCTCCACAGGATCGGGATAGACGCTAG
- a CDS encoding TrmH family RNA methyltransferase, which produces MNITSLQNARVKEWASLLEKKHRDKLHKYLVEGVHLVQEALKARLDIECVAYSLERGIPHELAGAAANALGTEWIGVSEAVIAKCSDTKSPQPVFAVIRKERRTAESLLSKPNSLVVVLDGVQDPGNVGTIIRSADAVGADGVIIGAGCADIYGPKTIRATMGSLFHLPVIEADLAEVLPEAKAKGIRLAGTSLQAASSCYAYDFTGPVWLLFGSEGGGLSATALKLMDDALIIPMKGQAESLNVAMAASVLLYEALRQRDFSYINNSRPTLK; this is translated from the coding sequence ATGAACATTACATCTCTTCAGAATGCCAGGGTCAAGGAATGGGCCTCCCTGCTGGAGAAGAAGCATCGTGATAAGCTGCACAAGTATTTAGTAGAAGGTGTGCATCTGGTCCAAGAAGCGCTCAAGGCGAGATTAGATATAGAATGCGTAGCTTATTCACTTGAACGCGGTATTCCACATGAGCTAGCTGGTGCTGCTGCAAATGCTTTAGGCACGGAGTGGATCGGTGTCTCGGAAGCCGTTATTGCCAAATGCAGCGACACTAAATCGCCGCAGCCCGTTTTTGCGGTAATACGCAAAGAACGCCGTACGGCGGAGAGCTTGCTCTCTAAGCCTAATAGCCTTGTAGTTGTGCTTGACGGGGTACAGGATCCTGGCAATGTAGGCACGATAATTCGCAGCGCGGATGCGGTAGGGGCGGACGGGGTTATTATCGGTGCAGGCTGTGCCGACATTTATGGTCCGAAGACAATTCGGGCCACCATGGGCTCGCTGTTCCACTTGCCGGTTATTGAAGCAGATCTGGCGGAGGTTCTGCCTGAAGCAAAGGCGAAGGGAATACGCCTCGCCGGGACAAGTCTTCAAGCTGCAAGCTCTTGCTATGCGTATGATTTTACAGGACCGGTCTGGTTGCTCTTTGGCAGTGAGGGCGGTGGATTATCCGCTACGGCGCTGAAGCTGATGGATGATGCGCTGATCATCCCGATGAAGGGGCAGGCTGAATCGCTGAATGTAGCGATGGCGGCCTCGGTATTGCTGTATGAGGCGCTTAGACAGAGGGATTTTTCATATATAAACAATTCCCGTCCAACGCTCAAATAA
- a CDS encoding potassium channel family protein — protein MIYYKNEHNKKIRPSVGESDMSKKQFAVIGMGRFGFSVANALSKMGFDVLAIDSDEHRTQAVSNIVTHAVTADSTDEEALRALGIRNFDVVVVAIGEDIQASILTTLILKDMSGPLIVVKAQNELHGKVLQKIGADKVIYPERDMGLRVAHHLTSPNIIDYIEISDEYSILEIKVTPSIVGKNLMELDVRARFKCNVMAIKKEGGSKMNISPDPAERLAPDDVLVVVGQKDDLTKLELAYAQ, from the coding sequence ATGATATACTATAAGAATGAGCATAATAAAAAAATCCGGCCTTCGGTAGGTGAGAGTGACATGTCAAAAAAGCAGTTTGCCGTCATAGGAATGGGACGGTTTGGTTTTAGTGTAGCGAATGCACTCAGCAAAATGGGCTTTGACGTACTGGCCATTGACTCGGATGAGCATAGAACTCAAGCGGTTTCTAATATTGTAACCCATGCAGTCACTGCGGATTCAACGGATGAGGAAGCATTGAGAGCACTTGGCATCCGTAACTTCGATGTGGTGGTAGTTGCCATAGGAGAAGATATCCAGGCGAGTATTCTGACCACCCTGATTCTGAAGGATATGAGCGGACCGCTTATTGTAGTCAAGGCACAAAATGAACTGCACGGGAAGGTTCTCCAGAAGATTGGTGCGGATAAGGTTATTTATCCAGAACGGGATATGGGACTTCGTGTAGCCCACCATCTCACCTCGCCTAATATTATAGATTATATTGAGATCTCGGATGAATACAGCATTCTGGAGATCAAAGTAACTCCGTCGATCGTTGGAAAAAACCTCATGGAGCTGGATGTCCGTGCACGGTTTAAATGCAATGTCATGGCGATCAAAAAAGAAGGCGGAAGCAAGATGAACATTTCTCCCGATCCGGCCGAACGCCTTGCACCAGATGATGTGCTCGTTGTAGTCGGACAGAAGGACGACTTAACGAAGCTGGAGCTGGCTTACGCCCAATAA
- the sspI gene encoding small acid-soluble spore protein SspI translates to MAIMLDLRQAVVHKMYGRDQQGLRELIEGSIDAQEAALPGLGVAFEIIWKRLESAKQDELVAVLNQALQANPPKPIR, encoded by the coding sequence ATGGCCATTATGCTCGATCTCCGTCAAGCCGTTGTTCATAAAATGTACGGCCGAGATCAACAGGGACTTCGTGAATTGATTGAAGGCTCGATTGATGCTCAGGAAGCGGCACTTCCAGGTTTAGGGGTTGCCTTCGAGATCATCTGGAAGCGGCTTGAATCCGCTAAGCAAGACGAACTGGTAGCCGTGCTGAATCAAGCGCTTCAAGCGAATCCGCCCAAGCCGATCAGATAG
- a CDS encoding peptide chain release factor 3, producing the protein MSKALEQVLQQEVDKRRTFAIISHPDAGKTTLTEKLLLFGGAIRLAGSVKARKASKHATSDWMEIEKQRGISVTSSVMQFDYKGHRINILDTPGHQDFSEDTYRTLTAADSAVMLIDVAKGVEAQTIKLFQVCAKRGIPIFTFINKLDREGRNPFELMEELEQVLGIRSVPMNWPIGSGRELCGVYDRMNNQVELFQGDDHSQIKVQKVADYNDSLIREMAGEYLHDQLCQDLELLDVAGDPFDIEKVRRGELTPVFFGSAVNNFGVQTFLENFLELAPKPEPRKSLQGEVEPTNDKFSGYIFKIQANMNPAHRDRIAFLRIVSGKFERGMSVKHVRVGKEIKLSQPQQFLAQDRDIVSEAYPGDIIGLFDPGIFRIGDSLSQGSEIVFDELPTFSPEIFAKVTVKNALKHKQYQKGIDQLTEEGTIQVFRTVGFEDTILGVVGQLQFEVFEYRMKGEYGVDVQLQRMPYQFARWIVGENIDPGKFRINSTLVKDKKDNYVVLFENEYAMRTAMEKYPDAKFLETAP; encoded by the coding sequence TGACGGAAAAGCTGCTGCTGTTTGGCGGGGCGATACGCCTTGCCGGTTCAGTCAAGGCACGCAAAGCGAGCAAGCACGCGACCAGTGACTGGATGGAAATTGAGAAGCAGCGGGGGATTTCCGTAACATCCTCTGTCATGCAATTTGACTATAAAGGACATCGCATAAATATTCTTGATACTCCGGGCCACCAGGACTTCAGTGAAGACACCTACCGGACGTTAACCGCTGCGGACAGTGCAGTCATGCTGATTGACGTGGCGAAAGGGGTCGAAGCCCAGACGATCAAGCTATTCCAGGTTTGTGCGAAGCGGGGCATCCCGATCTTTACATTCATTAATAAGCTGGACCGTGAGGGCCGAAATCCGTTTGAGTTGATGGAAGAGCTTGAACAGGTGCTTGGCATTCGCTCAGTTCCGATGAACTGGCCGATTGGCTCCGGACGTGAGCTTTGCGGCGTGTATGACCGCATGAACAATCAGGTAGAGCTGTTCCAGGGAGATGATCATTCCCAGATCAAAGTTCAGAAGGTCGCAGACTACAATGATTCACTGATTCGGGAGATGGCTGGTGAATATCTGCATGACCAGCTGTGTCAGGACTTAGAGCTGCTGGATGTAGCGGGAGATCCTTTTGATATTGAAAAAGTACGCCGCGGAGAGCTTACCCCAGTATTCTTCGGAAGTGCCGTGAACAACTTTGGTGTGCAGACCTTCCTGGAGAATTTCCTGGAACTAGCGCCAAAACCAGAGCCGCGGAAGAGCTTGCAAGGTGAGGTTGAGCCGACCAATGACAAATTCAGCGGCTACATCTTCAAGATTCAAGCAAACATGAATCCGGCTCACCGTGACCGGATTGCCTTCTTGCGCATTGTATCAGGCAAATTTGAGCGGGGCATGTCCGTAAAGCATGTTCGTGTTGGCAAAGAAATCAAGCTGTCCCAGCCACAGCAATTCCTTGCCCAGGATCGGGACATTGTCAGTGAAGCTTATCCTGGTGACATTATTGGACTATTTGATCCGGGGATCTTCCGGATTGGCGACTCTTTAAGTCAGGGCAGTGAGATTGTGTTCGATGAGCTTCCTACGTTCTCCCCGGAGATTTTTGCGAAGGTAACAGTGAAGAACGCGCTCAAGCACAAGCAGTATCAGAAAGGGATTGATCAGCTGACAGAGGAAGGAACGATTCAGGTATTCCGTACTGTTGGCTTTGAAGATACCATTCTGGGGGTTGTTGGACAGCTGCAGTTCGAAGTGTTTGAGTATCGGATGAAGGGGGAATACGGGGTGGATGTTCAGCTTCAGCGGATGCCGTACCAGTTCGCGCGGTGGATCGTTGGGGAGAATATTGATCCTGGTAAATTCCGTATTAATTCCACGCTCGTTAAAGATAAGAAAGATAATTATGTGGTGTTGTTCGAGAATGAGTATGCTATGCGCACAGCGATGGAGAAATACCCGGATGCCAAATTCCTGGAAACTGCACCTTAA